GTTAACTTAGTTCTAGCCTTCCCGAGAGAGAAAATTCTTGCTGGTACATGTTACTTAAACTTTGAGGGCAATCTGTATTCAATACTTTATTGCTACTACTCATAAGATAAAGGAAGTAGCTGTACTTAGCAGTATTTCTGGGACAACaaacaaaagttaaaaacattaaagaaaaaaaagcaaaaaaccaaaaacacatgCTTATTCTGTATATATTTGTCTGTTTGGATTTCCCCTAATGCCATGCCCCTTTGCAGAGGAGCATCATGAATATAGCTAACAATcagatgaaaagcaagaatCCCTGCTCCAAGTAGCtgagagattttcttttcccatcagGAACAAACCTAGAAGATCCCAACAACCTAAAAGAACCTCGCTTTTCAAagcttcctttttattcttgctTTGGAATTCCACCATTCCCTATACTCCAGTAATCTCAACCCTCATGCTGGTGCACACCCTGTGTGGTTGCAGGTTGACTCTTTAGAACCAATTTGAGCCAAAACACATAGTCTTATCCAGGCAAACATTTTAAGCCTTCGCAGTTACACAGTCTAGGTAGAGACAGCATAACCTATTGACAGACTGCAGCCAGAAGCAGTACTTTGCATAGTGAAACTGAGGCTGCACCTTTTCAAAATAAGAGCAAAGTCTGCATGGCTTGCCTGAATGATTGCAGCTCACATTTGGCACTTGCATGTCTGCGAAGtgctgatcacagaatcacagaatcacagaatgacccgggttggaagggacctcaaggatcatgtagttccaaccccccctgcctagcagggccaccaaaaaTACCATGGGCCACCAAAAATATCATGTGCTGATACGTAGCAGCACATGACACCACAGGACACCTGTTTGCTACTAAACCTTTTCAGTCATGAGGAGTGGATACAatcacagatggaaaaaatgaagtggCAATGGACTGTTAGGTGAAAATAACTGATGGTGTGAGATGATCAAGAAAGTAATAGAATGACTTGTGATTTCATATTCAGTTTCTCCAACTGCTAAATGCTAGATTTTCACACATTTATCAGCATGAACTAGGTGTGAAACTGAACCTAGACGAGTTTTTTCCACCAACGCTGGAATAAGCAAGGCCTCATTtcctatatatttatataacttAATTACAACAGGCTCTCCTCATTCTCCCTGCCTccccatgttttcttttccttttcaccaGTACCTCCAGGCCTCTGCCTTGACCCAGATTACAATCTAGGCAAGAAGCAGAATTATTTTGTGCCTGGCTTTAAGGTAGTATCAGAAACCTAGCAGCTATCTGTGTTATAGCAGTGTAAACAGAACAATTAACTCCTCTGTAAAGCAGAGGACTCCAACTTTTCtaacagaaagagaaattctATTAATGATTATGGAGTTTCACAAAACTTACAGATATATGTAATGTAGCTTTTAATGTCTAGCTTTGTACCAAATACAGTTAAAAACTGTGATCAGGTTTGATTGTGACTGAGAAGGAAGGGAACTGAGAAATGCCTGTTTGGCATTGGATTACCACAGAAAACTACTTAAAAATTGTGAGTTTGCAATCCTGAGGGTGCAACTATTAATAAGTATTAACTGGTATATTAATAAGTATTaacctgagcagcctgttccatgcccactgccctctggtgtAGGCCCTTTCCCTAACCCCCAGCTGCCCATTCCTCTCCCcgacacagctccatgctgttccctcaggccctgtctCTGTCACCAGAGTCCTCCACTCCCACTGAGGAGCGCAGCCACCATGaagcctcccctcagctcctctgctctgcgctgagcCAACCAAGAGACCTCTTCATATATCTTACCATCCAGGCTCTATACCAGCTTCATtaccctcctttggatgctctctaatagtTTCATGCCCTTCTTACACTGTAGCATCCAAACCTGCATCCAGTGCAGGGGGTGAAGCCACACAGCatagagcagagcaggacaacccttGCCCAGCAGTATCAGGCCTGGTGCACCCCAGGGTACAGTGGACCCTTTGGCctgccagagcacactgctggctcatgttcagctttccACCACCTTAACCTCCCAGATCCCTTTCAGTGgggctgctttccagcctcTAGTTCAGCAGTCTGTACAGATATCTAGGGTGGCAGGTTCCCAGGAgcagaatccagcacttgctcttgttgGTGACTACCCAGCCCTCTAATTTGTCAAGGTCTGTCTGCAAGGCCTTTCCACCCTGAAAGGAGTCAGTAGCTCTTCCCAGTTTactatcatcagcaaacttgctcaaaACACCTCCTAGTCCTACATACAATtaatttatgaaaacattaagGAGAACTGGacctaaaatggagccctagGGAACTCCACCAGTGAGCAGCTGCCATCCTGATGTAACCCAATTTACTATAACCCTTTGGGCCCGTCCCATTAGCCAACTGCTTACacatttctttatgtttttgtttaacTGTATGCTGGGCATTTTGTCCAGAAGCAttctgtgagaaacagtattgAAATCTTCAACGAAATGGAAAAAGACATCATCAGATGGCTTCCCTTTGTCAACTAGATGGATGTTCTTGTCATACATTAGCAAATTAAATTTGCTAAACAGGACCttttttaaaagtgcttttgcaatttttatttGTGCCTGTATAGTATCAATATCCAATTTTACAATATACAGTTTCAAGAGACACCTtcttttatctgtgtttttcaaTGACTTCTTAACGTGAGCGAGCATTACAAACAAATCCATCTGCTGTGATACCATTGTTCTCCGCATTCATTGCAAATAACAAAAGTCAACATTTGTTCATCGGGATTCGTGTTTCGCACCCAGCCTGGAAGAAAGAGAGTTCCTCTGGTAATCATAGTGACAGTGCAATCAGATTTTTCACAGCGCCTacactttattttgtttgtctgtgtgCCATTAATAACTTGTGGAAGCTGATGTTCTTGAATAGAGGACTCTGTGTACAGGGCCCTGAGCTGTTTCAGTTCATCACTGGCCATTTCCATCACTGTCATCTCAGCAAAAGCCTTCGGACTCAAAGTCCCTGAAAAAAGGTTATGTTTTAAGTTGCAGCTTTTAGGGTTCTTCAAGTTGGAGATTTTACTTCTGATGCaatttttatactttttgtcatttttagaATGAAGAGCAAAAACATGTTCTTCAATTTCTTTAGAAAGCTTTAGCCATTTATCAGCTTCTTCTCTGTCTTTGGCAGAACTCGTCAAAGCTTTATAAAGAAGATCTGTGCATTTACACCTCAGAGCTCTCATGTGATCCTGCTGCAAGCCTGCTTCATTAACAAGAGGTTTAGAACCTTCATTATTGATATGCCCTTCATCAAAAGGGGAAAGCTGATCTACGCTGCCTTCTGCGTTGTTACTTGCATTTTTAACAGTTTGTGGTGGGACCAAACTTTTAGAAGGAACAGCATCTAATGCTTCCTGCTGACAAGGTCCTTCAGACAGCAGCTGTTCTCCAGGAATCTCAAGATGTTCAGTTTCCACACTCACACATACAGAAACTGACTTCTTGGCTTGCACTGCTTGAAGATGGTTATTCTTGTAAAGTGCTTTCCATCTTGATAAtagctgctttgctttccttttcagctctgctgaagggcAGCTCTTGAGTACTCTGTATACAACCTTGACAACTTCTGTCCCCTGAAGATATTCTACAGTCATACTGACATCTTCAAGCTCTTTAAGATGATCCTCAATATCTTGGAAATTGTTCTCAGAGAGCAGCTTTTCAATACAATGGATTCTGTATATAATATTTTTCTGGTCAGACATTTTTaaacctgaaaggaaaaaaaaccacaaaacattttctgtaattatgatatttattacattattttctttatattcatCTTGTACGTTCTTTTTAAGCTATCTTATTTGCATATATCACTGGTTTTGCCAACCTTGAAATGGTTTATAGTAGAATTAGCAGAACAAATGCAGAACCGAGGAAGCCAGGTCCTGAGAAAGTGTAAGTGGGCATACTAGTCTAACTCACGCAAGGAAAAAGGTGGCAGAAAGAAGGACCTGGGAACTCCTGCTGAGGCAGAGTTAAccattcaaaattaatttttaaggaaaaaaacagtattttgccAACAATTGCACCAAGAAAGGCACTGCCAGTAGAATTAAAATGTCTAATCAAACTTGTTTTTCTATGCACATAGAgcaaaatagaagtaaaaaggGTCAGTCCTAACTACTACGAGGAGACAGGTAACTACAAAGCCATTCTGCCAGCTGAGATTACAGGTGGATTTTGTGGTGCTTAATGCATTAGCATTCATACCACTGAACTACCAAGGAGCAGTGAGTTCTGAAAGTCAGTGTTTTTCACTGAAAGCAACAGATGAACACTCATTGATGTATAAAATCTGCTATCAATTTATACCTTTTCCAAGACATATAAAAGGAAGCTTTATAGGCAATGTATCATCCCCTCCTCACGCATAAGGCAGCAAAATATCAGAGTTTTTACAGGATTAGTGTCAACAGATTCAATTTACTGAAAATGTTGGTTTTGGAGAACATTCGTTTTTTCATTGCACAAAATATGAACATATGAAAAATCTCGTCCTTCTGCTGCAGTAGCTATTTGAATAACATAATGTCCCCACTATGCTGAATACATTCCATACTGCTACCTTCCTGATAGCCTCCAAGGGCAGACTTTGAGAAGTAAACACTACAACTAATTTAATCTGAATGTTACAAATCGCAACATGAAAATTTACCTCAAACCAAGCAAGattctgctgccatctttccAAAACGTGCAAAataatctttctctttttcatagATTGTTCTAAGTACTGAGATGTCTGATTATCTGTTCTATCTGTTGTcttgttttaataaaacatgCAAGTTCCAATTAACATTAACTTCTGTTGCAGACAGATGAGATATATGAGGACTGATTCTTCATTTCAGACTGTTTCCTCAAGTCTTCTTACttcaaaagaataaaactaCCAAGTTAACGTGGGAACGGGATCTAACAAAATGTACCTAAATAATTTTTTCATGCACTTATTGAAGATATCAGAATTTTCAGGTGTTCTGAAGAACTTTTAAGTATCACCACAACTTAATATGGGTAATTTCTACAATTAAGGAACAATAAGTAGCTGAACACATTTTATTGGGAGCTGTAAAGCTAAGGTTAAGAACTACTCTGCAGTATGATTAAGGGAGTGATACTAATGTAACTCAATGGATCATAAGCCGCAAATCACACTCTGGATCCTGCGTC
The sequence above is a segment of the Excalfactoria chinensis isolate bCotChi1 chromosome 1, bCotChi1.hap2, whole genome shotgun sequence genome. Coding sequences within it:
- the TCEANC gene encoding transcription elongation factor A N-terminal and central domain-containing protein isoform X1, with protein sequence MARPGSRRQQAALLPHPARSQTWRSAARPGRRGGLRRIEAQRGGLKMSDQKNIIYRIHCIEKLLSENNFQDIEDHLKELEDVSMTVEYLQGTEVVKVVYRVLKSCPSAELKRKAKQLLSRWKALYKNNHLQAVQAKKSVSVCVSVETEHLEIPGEQLLSEGPCQQEALDAVPSKSLVPPQTVKNASNNAEGSVDQLSPFDEGHINNEGSKPLVNEAGLQQDHMRALRCKCTDLLYKALTSSAKDREEADKWLKLSKEIEEHVFALHSKNDKKYKNCIRSKISNLKNPKSCNLKHNLFSGTLSPKAFAEMTVMEMASDELKQLRALYTESSIQEHQLPQVINGTQTNKIKCRRCEKSDCTVTMITRGTLFLPGWVRNTNPDEQMLTFVICNECGEQWYHSRWICL
- the TCEANC gene encoding transcription elongation factor A N-terminal and central domain-containing protein isoform X2, translating into MSDQKNIIYRIHCIEKLLSENNFQDIEDHLKELEDVSMTVEYLQGTEVVKVVYRVLKSCPSAELKRKAKQLLSRWKALYKNNHLQAVQAKKSVSVCVSVETEHLEIPGEQLLSEGPCQQEALDAVPSKSLVPPQTVKNASNNAEGSVDQLSPFDEGHINNEGSKPLVNEAGLQQDHMRALRCKCTDLLYKALTSSAKDREEADKWLKLSKEIEEHVFALHSKNDKKYKNCIRSKISNLKNPKSCNLKHNLFSGTLSPKAFAEMTVMEMASDELKQLRALYTESSIQEHQLPQVINGTQTNKIKCRRCEKSDCTVTMITRGTLFLPGWVRNTNPDEQMLTFVICNECGEQWYHSRWICL